One genomic window of Mustela erminea isolate mMusErm1 chromosome 13, mMusErm1.Pri, whole genome shotgun sequence includes the following:
- the SNAP29 gene encoding synaptosomal-associated protein 29, protein MSAYPKSYNPFDDDAEDEGVRPTPWKDDRDLPDGPGAPMDRQQYLRQEVMRRAQAAVASTDRSLSLVYESERVGVASAEELDRQRGVLERTERMVDKMDQDLKTSQKHINSIKSMFGGFVNYFKSKPAETPPEQNGPLTSQANSRLKEAISTSKAQEAQYQASHPNLRKLNDSDAITGGAGPAVSSEAYPKNPHLRACHQKMDNNLDELSMGLGRLKDIALGMQMEIEEQDDILDRLTTKVDKLDVNIKSTERKVRQL, encoded by the exons ATGTCGGCCTACCCCAAAAGCTACAACCCATTTGACGACGATGCGGAGGATGAGGGTGTCCGGCCAACGCCGTGGAAGGACGACCGCGACCTCCCTGATGGACCCGGCGCGCCCATGGACAGGCAGCAGTACCTGCGGCAGGAGGTGATGCGCAGGGCCCAGGCCGCGGTCGCCAGCACCGACAGGTCCCTGTCCCTCGTATACGAGTCCGAGAGGGTCGGCGTCGCCTCTGCCGAG GAACTCGATCGTCAGCGAGGCGTCTTAGAACGCACAGAGAGGATGGTGGACAAGATGGATCAGGATTTGAAGACCAGCCAGAAGCACATTAACAGCATTAAGAGCATGTTTGGGGGATTCGTCAATTACTTCAAATCGAAACCAGCAGAGACTCCACCCGAACAGAATGGCCCCCTCACCTCCCAGGCCAATAGTAG ATTGAAAGAAGCCATAAGTACCAGTAAAGCACAGGAGGCCCAGTACCAGGCCAGCCACCCAAACCTCAGGAAGCTGAATGACTCAG ATGCCATCACTGGAGGAGCGGGTCCTGCCGTGAGCAGCGAGGCTTACCCGAAGAACCCACACCTTCGAGCCTGTCACCAGAAGATGGACAATAATCTAG aTGAGCTATCCATGGGACTAGGCCGGCTGAAGGACATAGCCCTGGGAATGCAGATGGAAATCGAGGAGCAAGATGACATTCTTGACCGCCTCACAACCAAAGTGGACAAGTTAGATGTCAATataaaaagcacagaaagaaaagttaGGCAACTTTAA